The following are encoded in a window of Novosphingobium sp. THN1 genomic DNA:
- a CDS encoding DUF4402 domain-containing protein, giving the protein MIRLLLAALCIVLLPFVPISAAHAQSYTVDTITDANFGDIVSAASGQTVLRSSASSGSVTVVSGSGVRLSNTSANAEVTISCSNTFACNTTNVQVTLALAGSPTGRVGYITAISLANGTATVTSAYSAGSYIVINLAPIPRRSSRTFLIGFDLPVDGNDSADPTGSATSSYLITAQRATGGGSDSLVGNIIAKVIRPVSIAKTQDLQFGSVTRPTSGSGAVTLTPDGIVSVTGTNVRRFPSPAATAAQFTVSGEGGQAVTVSVPTTMTLSGSGGSVTATLTNSGGGAQVLSGATGSVGTVDVSVGGSVPLTGSSALGTLTGTMTVMVQYN; this is encoded by the coding sequence ATGATCCGCTTGCTGCTGGCCGCGCTGTGCATCGTCTTGTTGCCGTTCGTGCCGATTTCGGCAGCGCATGCCCAGAGCTACACGGTCGACACGATCACTGATGCCAACTTCGGCGATATCGTCTCTGCCGCGTCCGGTCAGACGGTACTGCGGTCCAGCGCCTCATCCGGATCGGTCACGGTGGTCTCCGGCTCGGGGGTGCGGCTGTCAAACACGTCCGCAAACGCCGAGGTCACGATTTCGTGCAGCAATACCTTTGCGTGCAATACCACGAATGTTCAGGTCACGCTGGCACTGGCCGGATCGCCTACGGGGCGCGTCGGATACATCACCGCGATCAGCCTTGCCAACGGCACCGCCACGGTTACCTCAGCCTACAGCGCGGGGAGCTATATCGTGATCAATCTGGCCCCCATTCCGCGCAGATCATCACGCACGTTCCTGATCGGCTTTGACCTGCCCGTAGACGGCAACGACTCTGCCGATCCGACAGGGAGCGCGACCAGTTCCTACCTGATCACCGCACAGCGCGCGACGGGCGGGGGATCGGATTCGCTTGTCGGCAACATCATTGCCAAGGTCATCCGCCCTGTCAGCATTGCCAAGACACAGGACCTGCAGTTCGGCTCGGTCACGCGGCCCACCAGCGGTTCGGGGGCTGTTACGCTGACGCCCGACGGCATTGTTTCGGTCACCGGGACCAATGTCCGCCGCTTTCCGTCACCCGCTGCGACGGCGGCACAGTTCACGGTGAGCGGGGAAGGCGGTCAGGCGGTAACCGTTTCGGTGCCGACGACGATGACGTTGTCAGGCAGCGGCGGCTCGGTCACGGCCACATTGACCAATAGCGGGGGCGGCGCGCAAGTGTTGAGCGGTGCAACCGGCTCGGTCGGTACGGTCGATGTCAGTGTGGGAGGTTCCGTGCCGCTGACGGGCTCCTCGGCGCTCGGTACGCTGACAGGCACCATGACGGTGATGGTGCAATACAACTGA
- a CDS encoding SDR family oxidoreductase, translated as MSGHIAGKSIIITGAGGGFGSLVARKAAGMGASVTLGDIDLAAAQGVADAILAEGGKAQAVAVDVRDLAQVKALVAASLDAYGAVDVMINNAGIMPLAFFSDHEAAYPAWERCIDINIKGVLNGMVAAYDPMIAAGRGQIVNISSIYGNFPVIGAAVYGASKSAVNFLSESLRVESRGRIKVTTIKPTGVPTTGLSGTVVNQAAGIGIVAHNMPDFMDMVGQMAQGTFPAERLDPEAIDYASLAPEHIADAVIHAIDQPWGVSISEVTVRAAGDHFVL; from the coding sequence ATGAGCGGACACATTGCCGGCAAGTCGATCATCATTACCGGCGCAGGTGGAGGCTTTGGCAGCCTGGTGGCGCGCAAGGCGGCGGGGATGGGGGCCAGCGTCACGCTGGGCGACATCGACCTTGCTGCTGCCCAAGGCGTGGCCGATGCCATCCTTGCAGAAGGCGGCAAGGCGCAGGCAGTGGCTGTCGACGTGCGTGACCTGGCGCAGGTCAAGGCATTGGTCGCCGCTTCGCTCGATGCGTACGGCGCGGTGGACGTGATGATCAACAACGCCGGGATCATGCCGCTGGCGTTCTTCTCGGACCACGAGGCGGCTTATCCCGCCTGGGAGCGCTGCATCGACATCAACATCAAGGGTGTGCTGAACGGCATGGTCGCCGCCTACGATCCGATGATCGCGGCAGGACGCGGGCAGATCGTCAACATCTCGTCGATCTACGGCAATTTCCCGGTGATAGGCGCGGCGGTCTATGGCGCGTCGAAATCGGCGGTGAACTTCCTTTCGGAATCGCTGCGAGTGGAAAGCCGCGGACGGATCAAGGTGACCACGATCAAGCCGACCGGTGTGCCGACAACCGGCCTTTCCGGCACTGTGGTCAACCAGGCCGCCGGCATTGGCATCGTTGCGCACAACATGCCGGATTTCATGGATATGGTCGGTCAGATGGCGCAAGGCACGTTCCCGGCGGAGCGGCTCGATCCCGAAGCCATCGACTATGCCAGCCTTGCACCCGAACATATCGCCGATGCCGTGATCCACGCGATCGACCAGCCTTGGGGCGTCTCGATTTCCGAAGTGACTGTCCGGGCGGCCGGAGACCACTTCGTTCTGTGA
- a CDS encoding aldehyde dehydrogenase: MTPEGVNVAHPDKLFIGGRWVAAHSGRMIDLISPNTEQVVGRVAEADAADMDAAVAAAREAFDNGPWPTTPPAERIAAFRRMVAHLETRVPELARAWTAQMGGLASFAGPMHGGSVMALGQIAGFAEQFEFVERRPSMAADTALIAYEPVGVVAAIAPWNGPFGIMANKVAYALLTGCTVIMKPSPETPLEAYIIAEAAQAAGIPAGVVNLVTGHREASDHLVCNEGVDKVSFTGSTVAGKRIASVCGARMARCTLELGGKSAAIVRDDFPIDAAAKMLAGTITMMSGQVCAMLSRVIVPRHRHDELAEAIAAEMRQVRIGHSDDPETQLGPVAMKRQLERIEMFIEEGRASADLVTGGGRPAHLNRGYFIEPTLFANVKNESRIAQEEIFGPVLSLIPVEDEEDAIRTANASAYGLNGSVLTTDADAAYRIARRVRTGGFGQNGLRMDFGLPFGGFKQSGIGREGGPEGLFPYLEMKTILIDAMPSAL, from the coding sequence ATGACTCCCGAAGGCGTTAACGTCGCCCATCCCGACAAGCTCTTCATCGGCGGCCGGTGGGTGGCCGCCCACTCCGGGCGGATGATTGACCTCATCTCGCCCAATACCGAGCAAGTCGTAGGCCGCGTGGCCGAGGCGGACGCGGCGGACATGGACGCGGCGGTAGCAGCGGCGCGCGAGGCATTCGACAATGGTCCGTGGCCAACAACGCCGCCGGCAGAGCGCATCGCTGCCTTCCGTCGCATGGTTGCCCACCTTGAAACACGGGTGCCGGAACTGGCCCGGGCGTGGACAGCGCAGATGGGCGGGCTCGCCTCGTTTGCCGGGCCGATGCATGGCGGCAGCGTGATGGCGCTCGGCCAGATCGCCGGGTTTGCCGAACAGTTCGAATTCGTGGAACGCCGCCCGAGCATGGCCGCGGATACGGCGCTCATCGCCTATGAACCGGTAGGTGTGGTCGCGGCGATTGCGCCGTGGAACGGCCCGTTCGGGATCATGGCCAACAAGGTCGCCTATGCGCTGCTGACGGGCTGCACGGTGATCATGAAGCCATCGCCGGAAACGCCGCTCGAGGCCTATATCATCGCCGAGGCGGCGCAGGCGGCGGGCATTCCGGCAGGCGTGGTGAACCTCGTCACCGGACACCGTGAGGCGAGCGACCATCTCGTCTGCAACGAGGGCGTCGACAAGGTCAGCTTCACCGGTAGCACCGTTGCCGGCAAGCGCATCGCCAGCGTCTGCGGGGCGCGGATGGCGCGATGCACGCTGGAGCTGGGCGGCAAGTCCGCGGCTATCGTGCGCGATGATTTCCCGATCGATGCTGCCGCGAAGATGTTGGCAGGCACCATCACGATGATGAGCGGGCAGGTCTGCGCCATGCTCAGCCGGGTGATCGTGCCACGCCACCGCCATGACGAACTGGCCGAAGCCATCGCCGCAGAAATGCGGCAGGTCCGGATTGGCCATTCCGATGACCCCGAAACCCAGCTTGGCCCGGTGGCGATGAAACGCCAGCTCGAACGCATCGAGATGTTCATCGAGGAGGGCAGGGCCAGCGCCGATCTCGTCACCGGTGGCGGACGTCCGGCGCATCTCAACCGCGGCTATTTCATCGAACCGACCTTGTTCGCCAACGTGAAGAACGAAAGCCGGATCGCGCAGGAGGAGATCTTCGGCCCGGTCCTCAGCCTGATCCCGGTCGAGGACGAGGAAGACGCGATCCGCACTGCCAATGCCAGCGCCTATGGCCTCAATGGTTCGGTGCTGACGACAGACGCCGACGCCGCCTACCGCATCGCCCGGCGCGTACGCACCGGCGGCTTCGGGCAGAACGGCTTGCGCATGGACTTCGGCCTGCCGTTCGGCGGGTTCAAGCAATCGGGCATTGGCCGGGAAGGTGGCCCGGAAGGCCTGTTTCCCTACCTCGAGATGAAGACGATCCTGATCGACGCAATGCCGTCGGCACTTTGA
- a CDS encoding nuclear transport factor 2 family protein, with amino-acid sequence MLTREAYDRYVRAFNAKDYDAVADFYVDPPLMTFFGVEIRSRQALKDFYEFLHHHVTESVTVLNFACSDTLTAIDAVIRVEGVNDLTREALDARGLHGFFPIAVGEVQEMRQFIFYTIKDGLIERVECALAQA; translated from the coding sequence GTGCTGACGCGCGAGGCCTACGATCGCTATGTCCGCGCGTTCAACGCGAAGGACTATGATGCGGTCGCCGATTTCTATGTCGATCCGCCGCTGATGACGTTTTTCGGCGTGGAAATCCGTTCGCGCCAGGCGCTCAAGGATTTCTACGAATTCCTGCACCACCATGTCACGGAAAGTGTGACCGTTCTGAACTTCGCCTGCTCCGATACGCTGACGGCCATCGATGCGGTCATCCGGGTAGAGGGGGTGAATGACCTGACCCGCGAAGCGCTCGACGCGCGCGGGCTGCACGGCTTCTTCCCGATCGCGGTGGGCGAAGTGCAGGAAATGCGGCAGTTCATCTTCTACACGATCAAGGACGGCCTGATCGAGCGCGTGGAATGCGCGTTGGCGCAGGCGTGA
- a CDS encoding TonB-dependent receptor has protein sequence MAQVHRTTSHVRLLAAGSLAALSLGLAMPAMAQQAQAQDQAQADENTPESAREIVVTAQFREQRLQDTPLSITAVDATLLASRNQTDIAQIAQQAPNVQLNAMGGAYGSSLGAAIRGVGQFDFNPAYEPGVGMYVDDVYYATLTGSIFDLLDLERVEVLRGPQGTLTGRNAIGGAIKLFSKKPTDENSGMVEAVYGSRNRVDIRGSANFILAQDLYARVSGVYKRQNGYVDQIDYGCAKPGNPQGISARPGSGQDCVIDKLGEKGYAGLRGSLRYNPGDNFDLVIIGDYTHEERTNAAEVISLINPARITNAYACGRFCTYANFYAPPGGFVSQGYEMPNRLKFDGYGFSANMTIGLSDSLNVQSITAYRNYRQKWGTDDDFTPDLAIAGQGYNDLKFWFFSQELRVNGKIGDNIDFTVGGFYSDQRSVYFTRQDIRYIAPGLNFQFLGNDPVNADSKAVFGTVIARPIEGLTVTGGLRYTEEAKDYTFVRKNYDGTRSIFLGALDGVTATFKGDRVDWRVSADYRFSPEVLAYVTVGTGFKGGGVTARPFDAAQALNGSFDPETVTAYEAGLKTDLFDRRLRLNIAGFINDYNDIQLPLISCASLGSNAPCGARQNAGNGQIKGFELEMQASPIEGLDIDASLSHLTGKYKNIDPRVGNAILLTDPIVTPNWKYSFGIQYRADLGSAGSLTPRFDFAHTGKTSAGRIAAGLPIEYFNAYDIGNARLTWRNEAEDLSISMEVQNVFNEYYTPFRFAAVYAFTGTAYSQVGRPREWAVTVQKRF, from the coding sequence ATGGCTCAAGTCCATCGTACCACGTCACACGTGCGCCTGCTTGCGGCAGGTAGCCTGGCTGCACTTTCGCTCGGGCTGGCCATGCCCGCGATGGCGCAGCAAGCCCAGGCGCAAGACCAGGCCCAAGCGGATGAGAACACTCCGGAATCGGCGCGCGAGATCGTCGTGACCGCGCAGTTCCGCGAGCAGCGCCTGCAGGATACGCCGCTGTCGATCACCGCTGTTGACGCAACATTGCTCGCCTCGCGCAACCAGACCGACATCGCCCAGATCGCGCAGCAGGCGCCCAACGTTCAGCTCAACGCCATGGGCGGCGCCTATGGTTCCTCGCTGGGAGCAGCCATTCGCGGTGTCGGTCAGTTCGACTTCAACCCCGCCTACGAACCGGGCGTCGGCATGTATGTGGACGATGTCTACTATGCGACGCTGACCGGCTCGATCTTCGACCTGCTTGACCTTGAGCGCGTCGAAGTCCTGCGCGGTCCGCAGGGCACGCTGACCGGCCGCAACGCCATCGGCGGCGCGATCAAGCTGTTCTCGAAGAAGCCTACCGACGAGAATTCGGGCATGGTCGAGGCTGTCTACGGCAGCCGCAACCGCGTCGATATCCGTGGCAGCGCCAACTTCATCCTCGCGCAGGACCTCTATGCCCGCGTTTCGGGCGTGTACAAGCGTCAGAACGGCTATGTCGACCAGATCGACTATGGCTGCGCCAAGCCCGGCAACCCGCAGGGCATCAGCGCGCGTCCCGGCTCCGGGCAGGACTGCGTGATCGATAAGCTGGGTGAAAAGGGCTATGCCGGTCTGCGCGGATCGCTGCGCTACAATCCGGGCGACAATTTCGATCTCGTCATCATCGGTGACTACACGCATGAAGAGCGCACCAACGCTGCGGAAGTGATTTCGCTGATCAACCCGGCGCGCATCACCAACGCCTATGCCTGCGGTCGCTTCTGCACTTATGCGAACTTCTATGCCCCTCCGGGCGGCTTCGTCAGCCAGGGCTACGAAATGCCGAACCGCCTCAAGTTCGACGGCTATGGCTTCTCGGCCAACATGACCATCGGGCTGAGCGATTCTCTCAACGTCCAGTCGATCACCGCCTATCGCAACTATCGCCAGAAGTGGGGTACCGACGACGACTTCACGCCGGACCTCGCCATTGCGGGCCAGGGCTACAATGACCTCAAGTTCTGGTTCTTCAGCCAGGAGCTGCGCGTCAACGGAAAGATCGGTGACAATATCGACTTCACCGTCGGCGGCTTCTATTCCGACCAGCGCTCGGTCTATTTCACCCGCCAGGATATCCGCTACATCGCACCGGGCCTGAACTTCCAGTTCCTCGGCAACGATCCGGTCAATGCCGACAGCAAGGCCGTGTTCGGCACGGTCATCGCCCGCCCCATCGAGGGGCTGACCGTGACCGGCGGTCTGCGCTACACCGAGGAAGCCAAGGACTACACCTTCGTCCGCAAGAACTATGACGGCACGCGCTCGATCTTCCTCGGCGCGCTCGATGGCGTGACGGCGACCTTCAAGGGTGATCGCGTAGACTGGCGCGTTTCGGCCGACTACCGCTTCAGCCCCGAGGTGCTGGCCTACGTGACCGTAGGCACCGGCTTCAAGGGCGGTGGCGTGACTGCCCGTCCGTTCGACGCCGCTCAGGCATTGAACGGCAGCTTCGATCCGGAAACGGTGACCGCCTATGAAGCGGGCCTGAAGACCGACCTGTTCGACCGTCGCCTGCGCCTGAACATCGCCGGGTTCATCAACGACTACAACGACATCCAGCTGCCGCTGATCAGTTGCGCGTCGCTGGGTTCCAACGCGCCGTGCGGTGCGCGCCAGAATGCGGGCAACGGCCAGATCAAGGGCTTCGAGCTTGAAATGCAGGCTTCGCCGATCGAAGGCCTGGATATCGATGCCTCGCTCAGCCACCTGACCGGCAAGTACAAGAACATCGACCCGCGCGTGGGCAACGCGATCCTGCTGACCGATCCGATCGTGACGCCGAACTGGAAGTACAGCTTCGGCATCCAGTATCGCGCCGACCTCGGCAGCGCGGGTTCGCTCACGCCGCGCTTCGACTTCGCGCACACCGGCAAGACCAGCGCCGGTCGCATCGCGGCAGGCCTGCCGATCGAATACTTCAACGCCTATGACATCGGCAACGCCCGCCTGACCTGGCGGAACGAGGCTGAGGACCTGTCGATCTCGATGGAAGTGCAGAACGTGTTCAATGAATACTACACGCCCTTCCGCTTCGCTGCGGTCTATGCCTTCACCGGCACGGCCTACAGCCAGGTCGGGCGTCCGCGCGAATGGGCGGTCACGGTGCAGAAGCGCTTTTGA
- a CDS encoding MarR family winged helix-turn-helix transcriptional regulator, with amino-acid sequence MDTPPAPVPAANAALLDGDVALLVDLLKLGTFIGTPMREGVAEPLGLTTTDLRIVLALGGEGELAGHDLSEIMGVPPMNVSRAIAALMQRGLVEPGANRRNRRRKPVRLTPAGQELFAQTIPAMAHVGADLFKGVPARDREAFRRVAAAVLTRIGRWGG; translated from the coding sequence ATGGACACGCCGCCCGCACCAGTTCCCGCTGCCAACGCCGCGCTGCTCGATGGCGATGTCGCCTTGCTTGTCGACCTGCTCAAGCTTGGCACCTTCATCGGCACGCCGATGCGCGAAGGCGTGGCAGAGCCGCTCGGCCTCACCACTACCGACTTGCGCATCGTTCTTGCGCTCGGTGGCGAAGGCGAGCTTGCCGGGCATGACCTGTCCGAGATCATGGGCGTGCCGCCGATGAACGTCAGCCGGGCAATCGCCGCGCTCATGCAACGCGGCCTTGTCGAGCCCGGCGCCAACCGCCGCAACCGCCGCCGCAAACCGGTACGGCTCACGCCTGCGGGGCAGGAACTGTTCGCACAGACCATTCCCGCGATGGCCCACGTTGGCGCCGATCTGTTCAAGGGGGTCCCGGCGCGCGACCGGGAAGCCTTCCGCCGCGTTGCCGCTGCCGTCCTTACGCGCATCGGTCGCTGGGGCGGTTGA
- a CDS encoding nuclear transport factor 2 family protein, protein MTDVNARLAALEARVTELEDLNAIRRLQWAYGYYIDYNRPEEVAGLFAKDGAVVFLSGEYVGYEGVMRLYGTWFQNLFTGGRRGPVHGLLLDHFQLQDVITISEDGQSAKGRFRGILAGGWHDDILKDKPEGMPQQFWESGIYENDYVKEDGVWKIKRLDYMMQWQADYETGWSKTVAHLQPAAVCFPENPIGPDRLLPDTDVRQTWPNRQEVAMSFAHPVLAKAFAVGDFTKLQKKWP, encoded by the coding sequence ATGACCGATGTGAATGCCCGCCTTGCCGCGCTCGAAGCGCGCGTGACCGAGCTTGAGGATCTCAACGCCATCCGGCGCCTGCAGTGGGCCTATGGCTATTACATCGACTACAACCGGCCGGAGGAAGTGGCCGGGCTGTTCGCAAAGGACGGCGCGGTCGTGTTCCTGTCAGGCGAATACGTCGGCTACGAAGGGGTGATGCGGCTTTATGGGACGTGGTTCCAGAACCTCTTTACCGGTGGACGGCGCGGGCCGGTGCATGGCCTGCTGCTCGACCATTTCCAGCTGCAGGACGTGATCACCATCTCCGAGGACGGCCAAAGCGCGAAGGGCCGCTTCCGCGGCATCCTTGCAGGCGGCTGGCACGACGACATCCTCAAGGACAAGCCCGAGGGCATGCCGCAGCAGTTCTGGGAAAGCGGGATCTACGAGAACGACTACGTCAAGGAAGACGGTGTCTGGAAGATCAAGCGGCTGGACTACATGATGCAGTGGCAGGCCGATTACGAGACGGGCTGGTCAAAGACCGTAGCCCACCTGCAGCCTGCGGCGGTGTGTTTCCCCGAGAACCCGATCGGGCCGGACCGCCTGTTGCCCGATACCGACGTGCGCCAGACTTGGCCGAACCGGCAGGAAGTGGCGATGAGCTTTGCCCATCCGGTGCTGGCCAAGGCCTTCGCCGTCGGCGATTTCACCAAGCTGCAGAAGAAGTGGCCGTAA
- a CDS encoding dienelactone hydrolase family protein: protein MCDEITEAENTAFFLNRREFAGLGASAAALATVPGCVTAAEAPTSSRMVTIDTPDGKADAFFVYPTRGKHPAVIMWPDIAGLRDAYKTMGTRLAAAGYAVLVVNQYYRSSPAPILDSLMAWRSDAGQKKLKPMIAAITPSGTTSDAAAFVSWLDMQKEVNAKKRIGSAGYCMGGPFTVRTAFANPARVGAAASFHGGGLVGPEADSPVNLIGKTRAAYLFAIAKNDDERAPKEKTQLRAAADAASRPAEIEVYPAQHGWCTLDAPIYDRTQAERAWGRMLDLFKANL from the coding sequence ATGTGCGATGAGATCACCGAAGCCGAAAACACCGCATTCTTCCTCAATCGCCGCGAATTTGCCGGGCTCGGCGCAAGTGCCGCCGCGCTTGCCACGGTGCCGGGCTGCGTCACCGCCGCAGAAGCGCCGACCTCCAGCCGCATGGTCACGATCGACACGCCCGACGGCAAGGCCGACGCCTTCTTCGTCTACCCCACGCGAGGCAAGCACCCTGCCGTGATCATGTGGCCAGACATCGCGGGCTTGCGCGATGCCTACAAGACCATGGGCACCCGCCTTGCCGCCGCCGGTTACGCCGTGCTGGTCGTCAACCAGTACTACCGCTCCAGCCCCGCCCCGATCCTTGATTCACTGATGGCGTGGCGCTCGGACGCCGGGCAGAAGAAGCTGAAGCCGATGATCGCCGCGATCACGCCGTCGGGCACCACGTCCGACGCTGCGGCCTTCGTGTCATGGCTCGACATGCAGAAGGAAGTGAACGCCAAGAAGCGCATCGGTTCAGCCGGCTATTGCATGGGCGGCCCCTTCACCGTGCGGACAGCCTTTGCCAATCCGGCCCGCGTCGGCGCGGCGGCGTCGTTCCACGGTGGCGGTCTCGTCGGACCGGAGGCTGACAGCCCGGTCAACCTGATCGGCAAGACCCGCGCCGCCTATCTCTTCGCCATCGCCAAGAACGATGACGAGCGCGCCCCCAAGGAGAAGACCCAGCTTCGCGCAGCCGCCGACGCTGCCAGCCGCCCTGCCGAGATCGAAGTCTACCCCGCCCAGCATGGCTGGTGCACTCTCGACGCCCCGATCTACGACCGTACTCAGGCGGAACGGGCCTGGGGCAGGATGCTCGACCTGTTCAAGGCGAATCTCTGA
- a CDS encoding CHAT domain-containing protein, which yields MTEPALVLARPEQGASSDGVLTASEIGTLRLDADWVILSACNTAAGDGEAAPAYSGLAQAFRYAGARTLMLSHWPVRDDAAAVLAGTVLKEAAKGRKPAQALRTAMLRTMVDPDLPDAANPHVWAPFVVFE from the coding sequence GTGACCGAGCCTGCGCTCGTCCTCGCCCGGCCGGAGCAGGGGGCAAGCAGCGATGGCGTGCTGACCGCGTCGGAAATCGGGACGCTCAGGCTTGATGCCGACTGGGTGATCCTTTCGGCCTGCAATACGGCTGCTGGCGATGGTGAGGCAGCCCCGGCCTATTCCGGCCTCGCACAGGCCTTCCGCTATGCCGGGGCACGAACGCTGATGCTGTCACATTGGCCCGTGCGCGACGATGCCGCGGCGGTACTGGCCGGAACCGTGCTGAAGGAGGCTGCGAAAGGACGAAAGCCGGCGCAGGCGCTACGCACGGCCATGTTGCGCACCATGGTCGATCCGGACCTGCCGGACGCGGCAAACCCGCACGTCTGGGCTCCGTTCGTCGTGTTCGAATAG